The Streptomyces venezuelae genomic interval CCGCCGGTCATCGCGTACGGGCGTACGAGCGGCCCGGCGTCGGCGTCGTACCACTGACTGCCCGGGACGGACGGGACGCCGCCGGTACTGTCCTCGTTCATGGAGGTCTCCGGGTCAGCCGGCGACCGGCGGGGTCACCGTGAGCCGCGGCGGGGTGTGCAGGTGCTCGCCGACCCGCTTGACGAGACGGGCCATCTCGTAGGCGATGAGGCCGATGTCGGCGCTGACCGAGCTGAGGACCGCCAGGCAGGAGCCGTCGCCCGCCGCGGCGACGAAGAGGAACCCGTCGTCCATCTCGACCATGGTCTGGCGGACGCCGCCGGTGTGGAACTGCCTTCCCGCGCCCTTGGCGAGGCTGTGGAAGCCGGAGGCGATGGCGGCGAGGTGCTCGGCGTCCTCCCGGCTCAGTCCGCTGGAGGAGCCGACGGCGAGGCCGTCGTTGGAGAGCACCACGGTGTGGCGGACCTCGCGGACCCGCATGACGAGGTCGTCGAGGAGCCAGTCGAGTTCGCCTGACCGGTGGTGGGAGATCCTCTCGTGGTCGATCATGCGTCGTCTCCTTCGAAGCGGGGGGTCATGGGGTCGATGAGGTCGTGGTGCTGCCCGTCGGAGAACTCTCCGCCGAAGCCGGTCCCGAGGGGCCGCCTGCTGCCGGGGGCGGGGCCGCCGCCGCGCTGCCAGCCGTCCCGGTAGGCCGCCATCCGGTCCCGGACCTGCTCGGGGGTCCGCGCGTCCGCGCCGGGAGCGGCGGATGCGGAGACCGGGGCGGGAACGGGTGCCTCGCGCAACTGCGGGACGAGGCTCGCCTGCCGTACGCGGCGCGGCAGATCGCCCTCGGGATCGCCGTGGTCGGCGCCGGGCTCTTCTTGATCCCCTCGCGGACCGTATGCGCCGGGACCGTACGGACTGGTGGACGACGGCGCGGGAGCCGGGCCCCGGGGCGCCGGTGGCGTCGGCGTCGCCGGCACCGACGAGGAGGGCGGTGCGGCCGGCGTCGGAACGACCCGGGGCGGCGCGGCCTGTGGCGATCCGGGCTGCGTCGGTCCGGTCGGTGTCGGAACGATCCGTGGCGGTCCGGCTTGTACCGGTCCCGCTTGTACCGGTCGGGGCGTCGTCGGTCCGGGCTGCGCCGCTCCGGACTGCGTCGATGCGGTGGGGCCGCGCTGGCGGAGAGCGGTGACCCCGGCGGGCGGCGGGCCTTCCTCCGGTCGCACCGACAGGGCGGGGACCGCCGTCGGGCGTGACAGGGGCTGCGGACGGGACTGCGGACCGGGCGGCGGCTGCGGGGTCCGGGCGGCCGGGGCGGGGCCGAGAGGGAGGGTCGGCGTCGGCGTACGGGGGGCCTGGGGGCGGCCGAAGCGGCGGGCCTCCGCGCGCTGCTCCTCCTCGTGCTCCCGCGCGGCGCGCGAGGGGTCCGCGGCGGAGCCGCCCGCGCGCGGGTCCCCGCCGCGGGGGGCACCCGTCCGGGGGTCGCCACCGCGGGGCGGCCCGTCCGGAGTTCGCCGGGGCCCGGGGTTGCCGGCCGGGGAAGCGGCGGCCGCGCCCTCGGCGTCCCGTCCGGTGGTCGCCGGGGTGCCTCGCCCGGGCGGCAGCGCACCCTGGAGCAGATCGGTCGGGAGCAGCACGACGGCCGTCGTCCCGCCGTACGGGGAGGTCCGCAGATGGACCTTGACGTCGTGGCGGGCCGAGAGCCGGCTGACGACGAAGAGGCCGAGGCGGTCGCTGTCGAAGAGGTCGAGGGCCTCGGACTGGGCGATGCGGGCGTTGGCCTCGGCGAGGGTCTCCTTGCCCATGCCGAGTCCGCGGTCCTCGATCTCCAGGGCGTAGCCGTTGCCGACGGGCTCGCCGCTGACCCGCACCTTGGTGTGGGGCGGGGAGAACTGGGCGGCGTTCTCGATGAGTTCGGCGAGGAGGTGCGTCAGGTCGGCGACGGCGCCGCCGACGACGGCCGTCTCGGGCAGTCTGCGCACCTCCACGCGCGCGTAGTCCTCGATTTCGGAGACGGCGGCGCGGACGACGTTGGTGAGGGGGACGGGCATGCGCCAGGCGCGGCCGGGGGCGGCGCCGGAGAGGATGATCAGGCTCTCGGCGTGGCGGCGCATGCGGGTGGTGAGGTGGTCGAGGCGGAAGAGGTCTCCGAGCTCGTTGGGGTCGTCGGCACGCCGCTCCATGCTGTCCAGGAGGTTGAGCTGGCGGTGGACGAGGACCTGGCTGCGGCGGGCGAGGTTGACGAAGACGCCGGAGATTCCGCTGGCGAGCTCGGCGCGCTCGACGGCCGCGGAGAGAGCCGCGCGGTGCACGGTGGTGAGCGCCTCGCGGACCTGGCCGATCTCGTCCTGGGAGACGGGCCCGGACGGTGTCTCGGCCCGCACGTCGATCTCCTCTCCGGCACGAAGTCGCCGCATGGCGGCGGGGAGCTTGCGGCGGGCGATCCCGAGGGCGGTGTTGCGGAGGCTGACGAGCTCGACGACGAGGCCCCGGCCGATGCGGACGGAGATGACGAGGGAGGCGGCGACGGCGGCCAGGCCGAGCAGGACGGCCGCGCCGCCCACGCTCAGGACGCCGCCCGCGAAGGGGTCGGCGCGGTCGGCCGCCGCCGTGCGCGCCTCGGTCTCGATCGCGGTGAGTCCGCTCCGTACGGCGGCGAGGGTGTCGTCCCAGTCGGCCGACGTGACCGCCTGGGCGGCGGGGCGCCCGGCCTCGGCGGTCAGGACGCTGTCCTCGGCCTTGACGAGGCGGGTGTGGTCGCGGCCCGACTCGATCCGGTCCCACTCCGCGCGCGTGGCGGCGGGCAGGTCGGCGGTGGCGGAGGCGGTGAGCGTACGGCGGGTCTCGACGGCTCCGGCGAAGACGCGGAGCCGCTCCGGGGTGAGGCGCCCGGTGAGGTGGGCGGAGCCGATGAGGGCGTCCTCGCGGGCCAGC includes:
- a CDS encoding roadblock/LC7 domain-containing protein, giving the protein MIDHERISHHRSGELDWLLDDLVMRVREVRHTVVLSNDGLAVGSSSGLSREDAEHLAAIASGFHSLAKGAGRQFHTGGVRQTMVEMDDGFLFVAAAGDGSCLAVLSSVSADIGLIAYEMARLVKRVGEHLHTPPRLTVTPPVAG
- a CDS encoding sensor histidine kinase — protein: MRTPRKTKDAEATAPPPAAARGRRAHAGRPAEEPGPHHTPAPDPVSPARTRPVRHGLRPRTVRAKIVSLLMVPVVSLLALWGFATVTTAQDVARLRQLQRVDAEIREPVTAAIDALQAERRAAGRQVAAPGTARSAELKDRIARTDAAVGRLRLGGDHTVGDTGDLPGDVPARVSAFVGTVEGLAKLRTAAVDGRADWDQVYEEYTAAVSAGFAVGGALTGIQDTQQGSDARVLLEFGRAGEMLAREDALIGSAHLTGRLTPERLRVFAGAVETRRTLTASATADLPAATRAEWDRIESGRDHTRLVKAEDSVLTAEAGRPAAQAVTSADWDDTLAAVRSGLTAIETEARTAAADRADPFAGGVLSVGGAAVLLGLAAVAASLVISVRIGRGLVVELVSLRNTALGIARRKLPAAMRRLRAGEEIDVRAETPSGPVSQDEIGQVREALTTVHRAALSAAVERAELASGISGVFVNLARRSQVLVHRQLNLLDSMERRADDPNELGDLFRLDHLTTRMRRHAESLIILSGAAPGRAWRMPVPLTNVVRAAVSEIEDYARVEVRRLPETAVVGGAVADLTHLLAELIENAAQFSPPHTKVRVSGEPVGNGYALEIEDRGLGMGKETLAEANARIAQSEALDLFDSDRLGLFVVSRLSARHDVKVHLRTSPYGGTTAVVLLPTDLLQGALPPGRGTPATTGRDAEGAAAASPAGNPGPRRTPDGPPRGGDPRTGAPRGGDPRAGGSAADPSRAAREHEEEQRAEARRFGRPQAPRTPTPTLPLGPAPAARTPQPPPGPQSRPQPLSRPTAVPALSVRPEEGPPPAGVTALRQRGPTASTQSGAAQPGPTTPRPVQAGPVQAGPPRIVPTPTGPTQPGSPQAAPPRVVPTPAAPPSSSVPATPTPPAPRGPAPAPSSTSPYGPGAYGPRGDQEEPGADHGDPEGDLPRRVRQASLVPQLREAPVPAPVSASAAPGADARTPEQVRDRMAAYRDGWQRGGGPAPGSRRPLGTGFGGEFSDGQHHDLIDPMTPRFEGDDA